CTACTTCAAGGAAAAGTGTTATAGCAATCCTAAATCAGTTGTAAATTCCTGCATTTGATCCCCCCTTTAATTCCCCCCTTATTAAGGGGGGTTAGGGGGGAAGCCTTCGGCACGGCTTTCAGCCTACGTAAGTTAAGCTACTTTTTACAAATGACATCATATTGCTATAGTTATTTGTTATTGCCTATTGCCTAATATTGAAACCTCAGTTTTTTAAGCTGAACCTTGTCTGATTATCACTAATCTGATCTCGCTTGAGCTTATCTTCTTCGCTAAATTGTTCAAAAAACTCTCTAACTTTTGGTGGTAAATTAGGAAAAGAGAAAACAGCATCACCCTGAGCGATATCTGCCCATAAATATTTTAACTCAGGCATTAATTGGCTGGCTTCTTGTTCCGATAAATTAAGTGGCGGATTAGTTAATAATCTACCAATAAAAGGATCAGCGCGATTTGCCATCCATTCTCGTGAAAAATGCAACAAATCATCCCAACCTGGTAAAGTTTTTACCCAATGAGATTCAATATTCACTTCCCAATTATTGCAGGATTTTCCTTCAATTTCAATGACTCGATAAGGATGAGGATAACTGACTAAAGAGCCTGTTGTCACTTCATATAAATCCCCTTCTTTAGCAATATCTTGCACATGAAGATGCCCCGTAAACATTAAATTTATCCCATAACGATGCAGTAAGGTTTTTAATGAATCTGCGTTATCTAACATATAGCGACGGGAAAGCGGATAAGTTGCTTGCCCTGGGAAATGCTCAATTACGTTATGATGAATCATCACCAAAACCAGTTTATTTTCTAATTTTGGTAATAATGTTTCCAGCCATAATAGTTGTTTGTCATCTAAGCGGCCAAGCTGTTTTCCATCATTGTCAAAAATATTAGAGTTGAGGGCTACTAGCTGTACTCCTGGCTGAAGTTCACAGGTATAGTAATGTTGGTCTGTATTGTTATAACCACAATGAGGATAATATTCGGGAAAAATATGAGATGGAATTGCAGGATTTTTCCCTGGATTTTCTCCAGATAGGGTGGGAATATCATGGTTACCCGGAATAACGTAAACAGGGAAAGGAAGGGTTTGCAAATAGTCTGATAACCATTGATGATTTTCAGGTTCGCCATCCTGGGTTAAGTCTCCAGGAAGCAATAAAAAGTCAAGATCAAGGGTTTTTAAGTGAGCGATGACTTCCTTAAAAGCAGGAATACTAACTTCAGCTAAATGAAACCGTTTCGAGTGATGGAAGATGGTTTGTTCCAGTGCAATATGAAGATCACTAGCAATTCCAAAGCGAAAATTAAAACTCATAATGGGCGGTAAAATGATCCGGCACTGTTGTCTATTATAGTGTTACTCACTTCCCGTAATTGGTTCAGGAGAATGAGGTAAACAGATCAAATTATCTCCCACTGTTAGGATCATGCCTTTTTGTTTCAGTTTCCCCATAAGACGAGTCACAGTTACTCTGGTTGAGCCAATGGCACTGCCGATTTGGGCATGAGTTAAAGGAAAAGGTAAATAATACCCCTGTTCAATGGGTTCGCCATGTTCCTCTACTAGTAGGGTGATGAACCCCAATAAGCGATCAATGGTTTGTCGTTGTCCGAGAGTGCTTAACCAAATTAATTTTCGTTGATGTTGAGCGCGAAAGGCTTCTAAAATTTCCCAACGAAAATGGGGCCAGTTATCAAGATCTTGCCAATATAGCCAGATTACAGAAGTATCATCTATATGAGCATAGGCTTGTAGCGCATAAGGAGATTGAGCAACAATTTCAAAGGGCTGACCAGAACCAATAAACCCTAAAAAGGTTTCTCCTTCTTCAGAAATTAATTTTTGTTTGCTGGTAGTTTCTTTGGAAACCCCTGCTAAACGAATCACTCCCCGTTGTACTAAATATAGTAAACCTGGGCGAGCTGGAATGCGCTGATCTTTCAGAAATGTTCTTTCGCGATAATGATCTTGCGCCCAGTCAATAATTCTTTGCCATAAAAGTAGAGGACGAGTGTTATCAAGAGAGGAAGAAGATTGCATTGGTTTTTCTAAATTAACATTAATCATGCAAGTATCGAAATATACATTCAAAGGAATAAGCTCGTCAAGAGAATCACAAGGATGGGTCGCTATTGAGTTGTTATTGAGAGAACAAGTTAAGCTATCATTAAAGTCGTTTGAAAGATATGATTTAGAGCAATATCTTTGTAAATTAAAATTACAAAAAAATCCAATCAATTATCGAAGCGCGATCGCGCTAGCTTTAGCTGGGAAATATACTGATTCCCCATTAAATTTAGCACAGCAACTGTACACCTCCTTAAAAAAACAGCTTGACCCCAACTTGATCCAAGTTCAAGTGACTCCCCCAGCTTGGATTGATTTTAAACTGACTGCAACCGCCGTTGAGCAATGGTTAGAAGAAAATTTAAAACAGATTTCTCCAGACAGCTTTCCGCTTTTTATCAGTCCGCCTAATTCTTTTGCTGAGTATATTCAAAGGCGTTGTTCTTCTATTTTACATCTAGGAATTTCAGAAAATCTAATTTCTGAGAATCCTAAACTGTGTAAAATTCCATCTTTCTCGAATCAAAATTTATTAACCAAAGCAGATTGGCAATTTCTTGCACAACTAATTGCAACGGTTGATGAATTGGAAAGAGTCTCATCAGGGCAATCTAATGAGAAATTAGCATTATCCTTAGCTCACGCTTTTGATCAGTTTCATCGTCACTGTCCAATTTTTGACCGCAAGCAAAGCGGTTATCCCCTTATTTCTCAGCTACGTTTATCTTTAATTGCTCTGACACAAGCAATTTTAAGAGATCCGCGAATTGTCTGAGTCTTCAAGAAGTTGCCGATTCTCTCCTAGATAGCGCTTGAGATAAGGGGAGAAAACTTCGTAGATCAAAGTTAAGGGCTGACCACTATGCCAAAATAAGTAATGTCTTCCCCAGAAGGGCCCCTTTTCTTGAAAAGCCGTTTCTAGTTCATAGGAGTGCCCGTAATAAATGCCTTGAATATCGCGATAAAGTTCAGTATGTAATTGCGATAAGTTATCCCAAATCGGCAATGATCGATTTTGCAGATACTCATCTACTTCTTGGGCATCCCACCATGACACCGCATAGGCTAATCGTTGCCCCGATGCAGTGCGTAACCACACTTGACGGCGTAGTCGAGGAGTAGGAACTGCGGTAATGTCTTCTGGAGCGCGATCGCGTTGATTGCCAATTGACGACATATCAATAACATCTACCTCAATGGGTTCTTGGGTTAATAGTCTGAGATGACGGGTGGGAGAGCCATCTCCTAACAATAAAATTTGCCATGCTGGAGGTAGTTGGCGATGGGGAAGTCCAGTTTTCACCACTTCTTCTCCCCCTTCCCAGAGTGGTTTTAAAGCGTACCAATTTGTTTCTACAGTTGGAGTGGGTTGCCAGTTCAAAATGCCAATGCAAGGATTTTACAAAACTTAATACCTATTCCTATGATAACTGTTCCTACAAAAAATGTGGCTTCTAGAAACATCTCATTCAGAAGCCACAAAATAATGCGGATGGCGAGACTCGAACTCGCAAGGCGTAAGCCACACGCCCCTCAAGCGTGCGTGTCTACCAATTCCACCACATCCGCGAGGAATGTATTTTTCTTAAACACCTTTGCTAGGATAACACATTTTTTCCATTTTGAAACAATTAATCAGTAAATTTTCTTTATCGTAAAATCACGGGTTTAAAACCCCGCCATTTATGGCGTTCTGTGTTAAGATGTAAGGGTCTGCGGTTGGAGCGACCGTGACCAAACAGCCCTGTAACGGCGGTCTGTCGGGGATTTAACTCTAAGAGTTAAATCTAGATAAGAGTCTACAAGGGAATCTTCTCGCCTTTAGGCAGAAGAGGCTCAACTCATTGTGTTGTCGTCTTCAGATATCCTATTGAACTCTCCACGTGATAAATCGACGTGGATTCCAAACGTTGCTTCGCATTAGTACGGGGCTTTCCTTCGGTTCGGGCTTCTTACGTTTTGAGGAAACCTCCAAACTAAGCCCTCACAGGGTGCTGAAATGAATTCAGCACACAGCCCCTCCTAAAGCCGTAATGCTTCGCGTTTTTCGTTTGGAGTTCCAAAGATAAAATCTCTGGGGCAGGCTCAAAACTGCTCTACTGACCTTGGCTAAGACTAAGCCTAGCTGTATCTCTACTTTTCTCAGAATGTTTGCCGCCGCTTGGGCATCAGCATTGACAATTCTCATGAATGAATCTTGATAGCATCCTCTCGTTACTCGTTTGCCTGACACCTGCCACCTTTCGGGGTTTTCACCGAATTTCGGTAGCAAATCACGGTCTAAGAACGAGGCTTTTGAGGTATAAGATTCTTCAGTTTCAACGAACTCAAGATTCCGTGTTCCTCTGCTAATTGTTGAATCCGATTTTTCAACTTAGCTGTGGGGATCTGAACGAAGTTTTGATTATTCTGATGTCCTATGTTGATCCCCTGACGCTGACCTTTATTCCATCCAAAAACAAAGATTAAGCCTTCGTATTGAAACATCTAGAGTTCAAAATTAAGGTTATATGCTAGATATAAACGGAAAACAATGACCCATTTAGTGGAAGATTGGATTGATACATTAGAATTTCCAGAATCAAAAGAGGACACAGGGAGCTAAAGCTCCAATGTATCATTCATCCCTCGATT
This window of the Euhalothece natronophila Z-M001 genome carries:
- a CDS encoding metallophosphoesterase family protein: MSFNFRFGIASDLHIALEQTIFHHSKRFHLAEVSIPAFKEVIAHLKTLDLDFLLLPGDLTQDGEPENHQWLSDYLQTLPFPVYVIPGNHDIPTLSGENPGKNPAIPSHIFPEYYPHCGYNNTDQHYYTCELQPGVQLVALNSNIFDNDGKQLGRLDDKQLLWLETLLPKLENKLVLVMIHHNVIEHFPGQATYPLSRRYMLDNADSLKTLLHRYGINLMFTGHLHVQDIAKEGDLYEVTTGSLVSYPHPYRVIEIEGKSCNNWEVNIESHWVKTLPGWDDLLHFSREWMANRADPFIGRLLTNPPLNLSEQEASQLMPELKYLWADIAQGDAVFSFPNLPPKVREFFEQFSEEDKLKRDQISDNQTRFSLKN
- a CDS encoding Crp/Fnr family transcriptional regulator; amino-acid sequence: MQSSSSLDNTRPLLLWQRIIDWAQDHYRERTFLKDQRIPARPGLLYLVQRGVIRLAGVSKETTSKQKLISEEGETFLGFIGSGQPFEIVAQSPYALQAYAHIDDTSVIWLYWQDLDNWPHFRWEILEAFRAQHQRKLIWLSTLGQRQTIDRLLGFITLLVEEHGEPIEQGYYLPFPLTHAQIGSAIGSTRVTVTRLMGKLKQKGMILTVGDNLICLPHSPEPITGSE
- a CDS encoding chorismate lyase, which produces MNWQPTPTVETNWYALKPLWEGGEEVVKTGLPHRQLPPAWQILLLGDGSPTRHLRLLTQEPIEVDVIDMSSIGNQRDRAPEDITAVPTPRLRRQVWLRTASGQRLAYAVSWWDAQEVDEYLQNRSLPIWDNLSQLHTELYRDIQGIYYGHSYELETAFQEKGPFWGRHYLFWHSGQPLTLIYEVFSPYLKRYLGENRQLLEDSDNSRIS